Part of the Lates calcarifer isolate ASB-BC8 linkage group LG6, TLL_Latcal_v3, whole genome shotgun sequence genome, TCAATGAAACACAGTTCTGTTATGAGTTGGTCTCACAAGAGGATGTTTTAACCACCATTTCTGGTTTATTATCTCATGGCACCCTGTGCTCCACTCACACAGTTCATACTGTTCATACTGTTCATACAAACATTCATTCTCAGTACAGCCACAGCCTGGATTCTTGGCCTCAGATGATCCAGCAGAGCATTTGGGAGTTAAGGGCCTTGTTGAGGGATATGTCAGTGGTGGTAACATCAGTCACTTTCCCACACAAGACTTGGCCTTTCAGTAACAAGCCCATGTGGGAGACTTTGGGCATAACAAACTCTTCATTTAACCCTCTATTCAATTAACttcttatatttttctttccagaGAAAACATATGagattattttacatttgtgggGCATATTTGGCATTGTCATGCTGACCAAAACTGggaaaataattacaataataatactgtaaaataaGCCAACTTGTTGTCATAGTAACACTGGCAAATTGCAATTTGTGTGATGAAGTTATAAAATGCGCATCCTTAGTACTTTCTGCTCTTCACACAAAATATAAGTAGTATAAtaagtatctctctctctctcacacacactctctctcacacacacagagtcttgTCTCTATGGGCACATGTGTTCAGGGCACATTAcattgacttacattcatcTCCATTTCCTGGACTCAAACGTTAACCATAACCACTACttccttaaccctaaccctaactttaaCCTAAACCTAAATCTAAGTCTAAACCTTATCCTAAccttaaaacatgtcttcacCTCAAAATTTAATGATTTACATTAATGTTACATCAGCTTTAGGTCCCCACACCATGAGTGACACtttgaccacacacacacacacacacacacacacacacacgatgatGCTCAGTGGAGGGAGGCCCCAGCCTAAACAGAAATAAACTACATGCCaattctttcctctctctctctctccccatcctACGCCTGTTGTggcctcctctgtctgtcttctcacTTGCTCCCCATATCTCTCACTCCGTTGTGGAACTTTCCATCAAAGCATCTCGTTAATGATGGAGCACTCTCATGCATCTTTAAGCACTTGACAGGGATCTTCCACAGTGCAGTTTCAGCTCCTTtgatcacacaaactcacacacacgtacactttttttttttgaataagTCAACAATGTTTGCACTTCAGTGATAAAAAGGGAGAAAGTGCAGTAAAGAAAATGTACTCAGTCTGAACTGGATAGTGCAGGAAGGCACTATAACAAAAAGTAGAGCAATCTTATTTTGGCGCAAGTCTGCTTTTATATAATGTTTAAATGCGAGAAAGTGTACAttttgtttggttgtgtgtgtagtACATGTGTTAGTGGGCCTTTGGGAGCCCAACAGTTTAATCACATGTCGTCTCAGCAGATTAACTTCAAACATATGCATGCAAATGATAACACTCCTACTGTCAGCTCCACAAACAGAATCAGTGTTGTTGCACCTGCACCCGTGTATGACAAACACTCACTTTGACTGCTGCTCTAAATCTCATTATGTGTTTAAATTCCAATGCCTTCCTATTTTATATATGTGCGTGTGGGAGTGCTGTGTGCATATATAGCACAGTGGGGGATACAGTGTATGCATGTATATTGATGTATCCCCTTGAGGTTAAGTAACAGACAAACTGtccatccaaaaaaaaaaaaagaaaaaaagtttatgTTGCCTATGACATCTCTGAAACAAACAAGCTAATAAGACAAGATTATTGACTGATTATACATCAAAGATTATATTATTGTCCTGAGTCgggttctgctcgaggtttctgcctcttaaaaggaagtttttccttgccactgtcgcctagtgcttactcatggtgggatttgttgggtctctctctgtaaatacctattttaaagagtacgatctagacctgctctatatgaaaagtgccttgagatgacttttgttgtgatatggcgctatataaataaaactgaattgaactgaattgataGATGATTGATAAGTATAGGATTACTTTGGGGTAGGATTACAGTTTTATGGTGAAATCAGTAGAGATCTTTCTGTCCCTATAAAAAGTAAGATAAAgtataacattttttggtttacccaaaatatttttttgtgaagTTGTAAATCTTAGATAGAATTCCTTTTATCATGCATTATTTAATTGCAACAAATATTGAAATTAATCTGGAGGTATCTATTATTAAGTTGGGTAATCCCTTATTACATTACCAATTACAATTTTGATGAGGTATCTCGTGACTGTAATGGAATACAATTTTAGTGACCTGCCTGACCTTGTCTAGGATGCAGCTGGATTCACTGGCTGTAGTTAAAACCTCACAGTGCCATGTGAAtatgggacacacacacacacacacacagagagagacacatgcacatgcaaattCTAGATAAATCACGAGAAAGAGAGACTAGGATTAATATCAAAAGCTGTTTTAGTCCTGGCTGGTATGACGGATGGTATTTGGATTTGCCATTTTGAATGGGTATGTCCTTTTCAAATTTGAGTTTGAACCCATGGATATAACAAGGCTCAACAATGTTTTTACTCAGAGTACAGCTGTTATTGTCAGCTTAGAAGCCTGGACCATGATCACAGTCAAAGGTCCTGTCTTGAACAAGGTGTTGTCTAAATCTGTTAAGTTGTATTAGAAAATTGGTTTAACAGTAAGAGCTGAATAAGTCCTTGAGCAAGCAATCCAGCTGTATCAATTTAAATGACAAGCATAAAAATAATGCGTTGTGGTGGGAATAAAGGATCACATCTTGTGTATAGATGATGTGAGTGATATGAGGAGAGGGCAGGAGATTTCTGGAAAAGCAGTCAGAGGAAAACTCTAGGTGCTTAAGTGGCGTTTTGGGTGAGATAAAAGTTGTTTCTCTCGTGCTGCCCACCAGACTGTAACAATATTGGGGAAACTAGTATCAAAAGGAGCCTGGAAAAGTTTTTCTACAGAAAGGACAAAAGTTTCTCCCATTTTACTGAGAGAGAACCCGAGAACAAGATAGGCTTCTTCATATTTTGAATTTGACTGACATGTTTGCTAAATGAGCACcaccagtttttcttttcttcccaggaaaaaaatctgtcagacTCTGACTCTTATTgcttcaaatatttaaaaactgcCTAAAGGATAAATCTTCTGAAGTACTTTTCAGATGTGTTATATTGATGCTATGCATGTGTGAACATACAGATTTATGTGTGTAGCAGGTGTCCATTTCACTTGTACCCTATTTCCGCACCCGACTGTAACCTATCTATGCGGTTGACAGTCCTTTACCAGAGACCAGGTAGCGTGTGAACTCCTAGATCTCGTCTCCTCCCAAGCGTCATtcatccctcctttctctcttttcatcgGCAGCTCCATTTTCACTCTTTGTCCTTGAATGTCCCTCATTTCCTACGGTCATAATCTGGGTCATACACCCATTCATCGTTTAGGGTTCCGGTTATATCGGGTTGGAGGAAATGCAACCAGTTTTACTACAGCAGTTGGTAAACACTTTGTCAAATAAACTCAGCAGCTCTCCTCAGCAGCAGTCTGAGAGTCTGAAATGTTGGAAACACAGTGTTTGCGTTTTTGTTCCCAACTCTGCATAATAACACAACAGTTGTGATGTGATGCAGAAAAAAATTCAGCACTAAAGTTGCCTGTGAGTACATCTTAATCTGCATTGCTAATTAGACATTTCTACAAATCAAAAGTTGTTAATATTGTAAAAACCCTGTAAGTCTAATCTACTGGTTAATTTTCATCTTCTGCATGAACGAGGTCAGACTTACCACCACGTCTGATATCTCAATAATGTGGTCTTTCTACATTTAAGTCTCTCAGGGCTACAAATGTTATCTGAATTTCCTGCACAGAAATTCATTGTAACAGCAACTCACTAAATAACATCCTGAATTGTATATTATTGTTAATGTATTGTACAACAGattttttcagtggttgtgtgACATATTGTAGATTTACCCATAATTTAGAATCATTTCCTCTCCATGACGTTGCATGTAGACTTTAATATCTCAAAATAGAGCTTAGTAAGTTGATTGATTTATGAATTATCaatatgaatatgtatttgCAACAAGCAGTATTCATATCACCAGCGGtatcaacaacagaaaaagaccCCTGCTGTTATTGGACACCATCTTATTACTTCTGATTACTATTCCTTGAATATTGTATCAGAAACATCTTCTGCTTAGCCAACCTTATATGAATatgcatgacattttttttccattgttatTTGGTATGAAGAAATTAGACTCACTTTTTACACCGTAAGGAGCCTGTTGCTTTTCACACTGCATCACACTTGAAGGAAGCAAAGGATCACGTTAGTGATATTTATTACACTTTAAATATAATGGGgaaattataatattattattaagtaaACCATGCTTCAAGTATTTACTGGATACATACGTTTAACTTTCTGGAGTCTTCTTGGCGCGAGACAAGGTGTTGAGGTGAGTCCAGAGAGAAGGATATCAGGTGAAGCTAGCTGGCATTAGTAGCTCAAAGGCTACTCCATGTCATCCAGAGACCGGCATCCTGTTGTTGTCTGGAAGACCTCCAGTGATTCGGTTGCTGCACTTGCCTTGTTGATGTGACCTCtatctttgtgtgtgcgtgtgtgtttgtgctgcactAACATTACAGTGAAAGCAGAGACAGGTTACTGAAAGTAATGACGAAATCTTATATAACATGAGGGATTTTCTTCCCTGAAGGGGGACACTGATTGAGATAAGGAGAAAATACAAGAACCCTAactgcgtctctctctctctctctttctctgtctgtctctcacacgCACAtctgtatatgcacacacaaacacatacccTCATATGAACACATCAGAGCATTTAAAACACAAGAAGGCATGATTTAAAATCCCAGAATATATTGCATCTACATAGCAGTAAATCATATACTGAAATGTTgtcatacatacaaatacaaatacagtgtAATGGTCTTGTTGGTGTAACAAACTCTCACTTCACTGCTGCAGCCATGATGATGCAGGTAATCACTTCAGGCCAATTGTTATGTAACTGTGACCTTACAGACAAGGGACTGATTATATCATAAaaactgacatactgtataatcACTATAATCATCATTATCGCCTTGAAACtcataaaatcttaatttgatCATATGCTCATCCAGAAATTGAGACATTACACAAGTCTAATGCAATTTTGAGATATTATTCCTGGATCTGGATTAACACATAATTTACTTTCCAAGTTTTCTTTTAtaatcagaaaaacatggatCATGGGACATTTTGGCCTAATGTCCCTTGGCCTTGTAAAAGTTCCCTTTATTCCCTGTATTAAACAATTATCTTTGgcttcttccttctctctttcactttctgtgtttttctcataaTCCTTTAATCATGGTGTAACTGAAAGGTTTACTTCCTCAATTAACGATCATGACGTTCATTGCATGAAATCAAAATTTTTGAAAGATAATATCAACCTCCAGTCAATTTCTCTATTAGacagcattttggaaaataactCTCACAAACAAATGCTAGCATGGAGAAAGGTTACAACTTCTACATTTTCAAACAGGCTGAACTCAAAAATATGGAGCATATATGCATGATGAACACAGGTATTACTGTAAGATTATGTATGGCAATTTCAACAGTTTCTCAGTTACACAGTTTAAGGCACTCCATTATAATACATAGTGTGGAGTCAGTTAGACTGCTAGTCATAGTGGAGGATCATTACCCACGCTACTTAttgaagaaaatgaataaatacaacagaattgtgatacattttaaataaataaatacagcagggCTATAATCTAGAAACTagacacacattacacattcaTGACGCTTATAGGAAGGTTGTGTTTGggattttttgtctttttttctaacTAAACTTGGTCTTATCTGTGTAGTATTGGCCATCATTCCCATCAGTTATGAGTTCATCTGAAGACTGCAGCAGCATCTACTGGGCGCCACAGAACATATGCCTCAAGCAACATTTTTGAAGATGAGAAATAAAAAGCATCACCCAAATTGTCCAGTATAAATCTCACCCCCTTTATTGCCTTGGTTAACTTGTACCGATTgtgtgctgcacacacacacacacacacacacacacacacacgatggGTTGCTCACTTACATAACCTGTAACACATCATAAAAATCTGTTGATTGTCAGCTATTCCAGCAGGTATTCCAGCAGCAGAAAGGTCATCCCTAGAAGCTGAACCAATCACATAAACATTTTGGCTTGCGGCATTCAGCCTTTCTCTTTACCTTTGCTGTCCTTGTGGCCGAAATCTCAACAGTCAAGCTGTTGTGCAAAATGTTATAAGCATTAGGATTAATGGCCAAGACAATGAAAATAAGACCATATCTATAAGAACAACTTTAAACATACGTACTGCTGAATTTCGACaatgaaagatttttttcagcTTCTATGCAACTAAAAGAAGAGTCCTAACACAAGGTAAACTTGAAATATGTTGACATACAATCCTGAATATGACTATAGTGAATTTGTCCACCTGactgttatttaaatgtttaaatgcgTCATTTTCATAATAGACACTAAAGAGGTAAGTACGGTATGTCCTGTATATCATTCTAAAACATATCTTTCAGTGGGTACAAACAAGATATCTCATTTGACCATTCTTTGAGAGAAATCGTAACAGTTAATTTCCTCCATATTATCTTCTTTAATATTTCTCTTCTGCTTTGTGGCAAAGTCTCTCCATCTCCTTAATATTGTCCTTCTacagttatttcattttgtcactCTGCCAGATGCCATTGGCTTTATTGAGTGACATGCTGCTACCCTGTTTGGTGCCTGTCTCAGCCTTCATGGCTTGCTCAACAGCATCTGCCAAGGGCAACTTGTCCTCTGCTTCAGTCTCTCTATGGTAGAAGTAGTTGAAGTTGGAAACAATAACAGGAACAGGCAGAGCAATGGTCAGCACACCTGCAATTGCACACAAGGTGCCAACCATCTTACCCCCCATGGTAATGGGACACATGTCCCCATACCCTACAGTGGTCATGGTAACCACAGCCCACCAGAAGCCATCGGGTATGCTGACAAACTGTGTGTTAGGCTCGTCTACCTCGGCAAAGTAGATAGCACTGGAGAAGAGAATGACGCcaatgaagagaaagaagatgagCAAGCCAAGTTCGCGCATGCTGGCCTTCAGAGTCTGTCCTAGGATCTGCAGCCCCTTGGAGTGACGTGAGAGTTTGAATATACGAAACACCCTGACAAGGCGGATGATACGCAGAATGGCCAGAGACATGTTCTGTCCTGAGCTCTCCTCTGGCGTTGTGACCAATTCTGTAACCACAGTAACAAAATAGGGGATGATGGATATAATGTCAATGATGTTCATGAGGTTGTGGAAAAATTCCTTTTTGCTGGGACAGACCAAAAATCGCACACACAGCTCAAAGAAGAACCAAGCAATGCAGGCTGTCTCTGTGATGAAGAAGGGATCAGAGAAAGTCGTGGGCTTTACACCAGGTGGAGCCACAGAAGTGTAACCTCTGGACTGGTTGAAAGGTTGTATAGCTGTGGGCACGATTGGGTCAGAGTCATCTCTGAATTCTGGAAGAGTTTCCATGCAGAATATAATGATGGAtatgacaataacaaaaacagacaccAGTGCTACACCCCGGGCTGCATTGGAGCTCTCTGGGTACTCAAACAGCAGCCAGAATTGCCTGTACATGTCATTATTAGGCAGAGGGATCTCAACATCCTTTATAAAtccttcatcttctctgaaCTGCTCCATGGCCTCGTTTCCAAGCTCATAGAACACAATTTCATCTGCAAACACATCAAGGGGAACATTAGCTGGTCGTCTGATCTTACCCCCTGACTGGTAGTAATACAAGATCCCATCAAAGCTGGGTCGGTTGCGATCGAAGAAGTACTCGTTCCTCATTGGATCAAAGTAGTCCATCCTCTTCAAAGGGTCTCCTAGCAGTGTCTCAGGAAACTGGTCCAGCGTTTTGAGCTGTGTCTCAAAACGAAGACCAGCAATGTTGATGATGACCTTCTGGTCGCCATCATCCAGCCCTCGTTTATCTACAAACAGATCCTCGCAGCACTCCTTAGCAAGCCGGCTGAAGATTGTCTCACTCTCCTTAGTGCCCTCACTGTTTAGTAGCAGTTTCCAGTTGGAGATCATGCTGGCACAGCTACTGCGCCCCTGCCTGCTTGGAGTTGGCATCGTTGGGGACTGGGGTACTCccagtgtctgtgtctgcgGAATGGGTGAAGATGAAGTTGATTCCCAAATGCAGGAGGGCACGGGACTGTGGTGggagggtggagaggagagTTGAGGGGCTCGCAGGAGGTAGTTGCTGGATGGGCTGTTGTGCTCTGGGGGCAGGTCCACCGTGAGAGCTGTGGTCTCATCAGCATAGGTGTCCACCTCATCCTCAAGGCTGCCGTCAAGTTCATCCAGGCTCTCAAAGTCTACCAGGGCCACCTCCATGGCTGCAGTTCAGCCAGTGCAAGGCCTTGGGACCCCAGGATACGacaatctcacacacacgcacagatgGAGATGGGAGGCTCAGTCACCGGATTCTGCAGCAGAGCACCAGAGTATCCAAATCTTCAGCAGCACTAGTAACAGGACAAACTAACAGCCTCCTTTATCTGTTTTCCCCTCTAACACCTGTAcattgagagacagagagagaaagtcagagtGTTTCTGTCAATGgttaaggttttgttttgtgttaattgTCATCAGGTGACAAGAACATGACGTCTGAAAGCACATGTTCTATCATGACTCCTTGTTTCTAAGATACCCATCCCTCTGGAAACCAGCAGCGCCAGAAAGACGAGTGAGAGAGGGACATGCAGAAATGAGGGAGGCGGGCGAGGCAGCTAGAAAAtaggaagacagacagaagagattacacagtaacagcagcaggagcagattAGACTCTTTTAGAAAGAAAGATGTAGTAGTAGAGTCCTTGATACTTCTTTCCACTGTTATTGTGGAGGCACTGTGATGAGTCATGTAACTGTGAAAAGGGagaacaacaaacattaaagaaaacagtaaCTATTATTTGGATGAAAGTGTAGCTAATGGAGggct contains:
- the kcna10a gene encoding potassium voltage-gated channel subfamily A member 10: MEVALVDFESLDELDGSLEDEVDTYADETTALTVDLPPEHNSPSSNYLLRAPQLSSPPSHHSPVPSCIWESTSSSPIPQTQTLGVPQSPTMPTPSRQGRSSCASMISNWKLLLNSEGTKESETIFSRLAKECCEDLFVDKRGLDDGDQKVIINIAGLRFETQLKTLDQFPETLLGDPLKRMDYFDPMRNEYFFDRNRPSFDGILYYYQSGGKIRRPANVPLDVFADEIVFYELGNEAMEQFREDEGFIKDVEIPLPNNDMYRQFWLLFEYPESSNAARGVALVSVFVIVISIIIFCMETLPEFRDDSDPIVPTAIQPFNQSRGYTSVAPPGVKPTTFSDPFFITETACIAWFFFELCVRFLVCPSKKEFFHNLMNIIDIISIIPYFVTVVTELVTTPEESSGQNMSLAILRIIRLVRVFRIFKLSRHSKGLQILGQTLKASMRELGLLIFFLFIGVILFSSAIYFAEVDEPNTQFVSIPDGFWWAVVTMTTVGYGDMCPITMGGKMVGTLCAIAGVLTIALPVPVIVSNFNYFYHRETEAEDKLPLADAVEQAMKAETGTKQGSSMSLNKANGIWQSDKMK